A part of Vallitalea pronyensis genomic DNA contains:
- a CDS encoding single-stranded DNA-binding protein, translating to MNKVILMGRLTKDPEVRYSQGENPLAIARYTLAVNRRFKKEGQPDADFVNIVSFGKAGEFADKFYKKGQQVSIVGRLQVRTYDDPDGNRKWITEVIAEEQYFAESKASFEKRTQGQSTGESKDGFVPVDDSGLNDDLPF from the coding sequence ATGAATAAAGTAATTTTAATGGGAAGATTAACAAAAGATCCAGAGGTAAGATACTCACAAGGGGAGAATCCTTTAGCAATTGCCAGATACACGTTAGCTGTTAATCGCAGGTTTAAGAAAGAAGGACAACCTGATGCTGATTTTGTTAACATCGTATCATTTGGAAAGGCTGGGGAATTTGCAGATAAGTTCTATAAAAAAGGACAGCAAGTCTCTATTGTAGGTAGACTTCAAGTAAGAACATACGATGATCCTGATGGCAATAGAAAGTGGATTACCGAAGTGATTGCTGAAGAACAATACTTCGCTGAAAGTAAGGCATCTTTTGAAAAAAGAACGCAAGGACAAAGTACTGGAGAATCTAAGGATGGCTTTGTTCCTGTAGATGATAGTGGTTTAAATGATGATTTACCTTTTTAA
- a CDS encoding PrgI family mobile element protein, with protein MRYVETPFDQETPDKIIGGKLTAREGACYSPTIFMTFIITSSDGFVLSRFLIQLGIAVLLIIVGSVFAFKKVDKDHLEVYLVKLIKFKLRQKTFTYDKY; from the coding sequence ATGAGATATGTAGAAACGCCTTTTGATCAAGAAACACCGGATAAAATTATTGGTGGAAAATTAACAGCCAGAGAAGGAGCATGCTACTCACCAACAATCTTTATGACGTTTATTATTACATCAAGTGATGGGTTTGTTTTATCCAGATTTTTAATACAACTTGGGATAGCAGTATTACTCATTATAGTAGGTTCTGTATTCGCCTTTAAGAAAGTAGATAAGGATCATTTAGAGGTCTATTTAGTAAAACTCATAAAATTTAAGCTAAGGCAAAAAACATTTACCTATGATAAATACTAA
- a CDS encoding VirD4-like conjugal transfer protein, CD1115 family has product MKKVIYILGGILSIAIVIAIIYITGAVASIEHRDVSFKQHIQEYMNKEVEIQDYIIHTDQLVKKLKSPLKVAAQIRYVDYRLLIGELIVVIFILAKIWIYIAIFSDYMLMYLQMGGIVLDKKKTFGDAKFISIDEFKKYIKKRLLALHDGIVLGSLNNPNEGKIRNFRRQLITIPENRRFNKHIFVNASSGDGKSTSFVLTSVINLVKSVFKYKPSFLFTDPKGELYELLSGFLKKVKGYTVYLFNLVSMNNSDRFNVLDFIETQVDVKVIVDTILQNTRVDASVKGTSDPFWDEAEKSIIQALVLYYKFYLKEFINMAMLFDLINNSTYEEIDKIFIDIPNTESCKQMFNIYNKAPKELKGNILLGLCSRLSIFTMPEVRRLTEKTDINIYDLKDKHTAIFAVIPDTHDSFNFLAALFETMIGIKVVEYTDRNKRNKMIKNREIYAFLDEIANVGKIPGFEKWITTFRSRNFHLIPIFQDVIQPKKLFGDSWLTIYGNCHTKICLGAGDPETAKFYTEQMGIQSIKVTTKTKDAGVFKMLKNKRWSQTDDKTNLMNADQLLTMDMDELIVMRRSCKPMRLYKFLWENYKEEYEQIEELSETIYEYTPEWSLMEAIYTGKIEVTENENKTNTMGENNAETEEEIFYINQGNDKGESNNVESQLDKVNVLENGSNLL; this is encoded by the coding sequence TTGAAAAAAGTTATATACATACTTGGTGGAATATTAAGTATTGCAATAGTAATTGCTATTATATATATAACGGGTGCTGTTGCCTCAATAGAACACAGAGATGTTTCGTTTAAACAACACATTCAGGAATACATGAATAAAGAAGTAGAAATTCAGGATTATATTATACATACAGATCAACTTGTAAAAAAACTAAAAAGTCCTTTGAAAGTAGCAGCACAAATAAGATATGTTGATTATCGTCTTCTTATTGGCGAACTAATAGTAGTCATATTTATATTAGCTAAAATATGGATTTATATAGCCATATTTTCCGATTATATGCTTATGTATTTACAAATGGGTGGGATTGTATTAGATAAGAAAAAGACTTTTGGTGATGCAAAATTTATTAGTATAGATGAGTTTAAGAAATACATTAAAAAGAGACTCTTAGCTTTACACGATGGTATAGTGTTAGGAAGTCTCAATAATCCTAATGAGGGTAAAATTAGAAATTTTAGAAGGCAATTGATAACTATACCCGAAAATAGAAGGTTTAATAAGCATATATTTGTAAATGCATCATCTGGAGATGGTAAATCAACATCATTTGTATTAACAAGTGTAATTAATTTGGTTAAAAGTGTTTTTAAGTATAAGCCTAGTTTTCTATTTACTGATCCAAAAGGTGAGCTATATGAGTTACTTTCAGGGTTTTTAAAGAAAGTTAAGGGTTATACAGTGTATTTATTCAATTTAGTTTCAATGAATAATAGCGATAGATTCAATGTTTTAGATTTTATAGAGACACAAGTTGATGTAAAGGTTATTGTAGATACAATCTTGCAAAATACAAGAGTGGACGCTTCAGTCAAAGGCACAAGTGATCCATTTTGGGATGAAGCTGAAAAAAGTATTATACAAGCTTTAGTGTTATATTATAAGTTCTATTTAAAAGAGTTTATAAATATGGCCATGTTATTTGACTTGATTAATAACTCAACCTATGAAGAAATTGATAAAATTTTCATAGATATACCTAATACAGAATCATGTAAGCAAATGTTTAACATTTATAACAAAGCACCAAAAGAATTAAAAGGTAATATATTATTAGGTCTGTGTTCCAGGTTAAGTATATTTACTATGCCAGAGGTAAGAAGGCTTACAGAAAAAACAGATATTAATATTTATGATTTAAAAGATAAACATACAGCAATATTTGCCGTTATTCCAGACACACATGATAGCTTTAACTTTTTAGCTGCGTTATTCGAAACCATGATTGGTATTAAGGTAGTTGAATATACGGACAGAAATAAGCGGAATAAAATGATTAAGAATCGTGAAATATATGCTTTTTTAGATGAGATAGCAAATGTAGGTAAAATACCTGGATTTGAGAAATGGATTACGACCTTCAGAAGCAGAAATTTTCATTTAATACCTATATTTCAAGATGTCATTCAACCTAAAAAGCTATTTGGTGATTCATGGCTGACTATATATGGTAACTGTCACACAAAAATCTGTCTAGGGGCAGGAGACCCTGAAACAGCAAAGTTTTATACTGAGCAAATGGGTATACAATCAATAAAAGTAACTACAAAAACCAAAGATGCAGGTGTATTCAAAATGCTAAAGAATAAACGTTGGTCCCAAACAGATGATAAGACAAATTTAATGAATGCTGATCAGTTATTAACCATGGATATGGATGAGCTAATTGTTATGCGTAGAAGCTGTAAACCCATGAGGTTATATAAATTTTTATGGGAAAATTATAAAGAAGAATATGAGCAGATAGAAGAGCTAAGCGAGACTATTTATGAATACACTCCTGAATGGAGTCTTATGGAAGCAATTTATACTGGAAAAATTGAAGTGACTGAAAATGAAAATAAAACTAACACCATGGGTGAGAATAACGCTGAAACGGAGGAAGAAATTTTCTACATAAATCAAGGTAATGATAAAGGTGAAAGTAATAATGTGGAGTCACAGTTGGACAAGGTAAATGTATTAGAAAATGGAAGTAATCTTTTATAA
- a CDS encoding JAB domain-containing protein, whose protein sequence is MEYNNRSTEFDLIKSLAAAASQKEITDIMNAEGYRVVHAVVDDDISNAISKAIEPKLFIYGHISKELSSFRVLEEIKKIGIDLFMSELRFLSREHIRMVNMDIKNDCISSTEINIGTVKLPEALEYEKVFREALINKPVHIVLVHENSSVKTNLLDQKLGYDV, encoded by the coding sequence ATGGAATACAACAATAGAAGTACTGAATTTGATTTAATAAAAAGTCTGGCAGCTGCAGCTAGCCAGAAAGAAATAACGGACATAATGAATGCAGAAGGGTATCGTGTTGTCCATGCAGTAGTAGATGACGATATTTCAAATGCAATCAGTAAGGCTATAGAGCCAAAATTGTTTATCTATGGTCATATATCTAAGGAACTTAGTTCATTTAGGGTTTTGGAAGAAATAAAGAAAATAGGGATAGATCTATTTATGTCAGAGCTTAGGTTCCTGAGTAGAGAACATATTAGAATGGTTAATATGGATATAAAGAATGATTGTATATCATCTACTGAGATAAACATAGGTACTGTAAAATTGCCAGAAGCCTTAGAATATGAAAAAGTTTTTAGAGAGGCATTGATAAATAAGCCTGTACATATTGTATTAGTTCATGAGAACTCTTCTGTTAAGACTAATTTATTAGATCAGAAATTAGGATATGATGTATAA
- a CDS encoding VirB4 family type IV secretion system protein has protein sequence MNKTQELTWDYTGTVGNLDLILPQAFDEHDDYIYLGRNRFVRVYGVLALPFLVHIGYFDPLYVELGQNIDTIDYIERIPDQEAVNKLTTEITKAQSNASLNGGDEKYTQKANDYRKMRKDIQLGRKKLLSVTKLIRVWGKTLEELNENSDIFENQCETMSIIVHCLSLKQAEAFKSTMPSILMTEQEKKYKNNITSDGFAALLPDGTNGLQHPEGYYLGYTLATKTRIFYDNFVGPPLLSNPMIMIIAPSGSGKSVLLKTITSRSTSNGAWNVYFDIEGEAEKLIKYLGGNYIEIEAGSKTGINPLDLEVEEDKKGNRKIDIYGKVAEIREMLSIFCEKMRGHGLRGLELTGVEEAVRELYSDKKITQNPDSLYEYRDDEGDEFSIGQKKKKMPILSDLRNKLDEYPATKKLAELMKLITGDGSMALFDCQTTVKLQQGLTGIGFKGVSDGFMKFYAVINAIEWVWSVFGNYKYKHIKKNVEIDEGWYFAKYPAAAALLEEMDRRGRKYTASLIIASQFINEFLASESGQTIIDMASTKIIMKQNPDSVDKVAGHFKLSNSLKNDLVTFEEGNALLLCGNNKVKMHVEVFDFEWEYFRT, from the coding sequence ATGAATAAAACACAGGAATTAACATGGGACTATACAGGAACCGTTGGTAATTTAGATTTAATATTACCACAAGCCTTCGATGAACATGATGATTATATTTACTTAGGAAGAAACAGATTTGTAAGAGTTTATGGTGTATTAGCGTTACCTTTTCTTGTACATATAGGATATTTTGATCCTTTATACGTAGAATTAGGACAAAACATAGATACGATTGATTATATCGAAAGAATACCAGATCAGGAAGCCGTAAATAAATTAACAACCGAAATAACAAAGGCCCAAAGTAATGCTTCTTTAAATGGTGGAGATGAAAAATACACTCAAAAAGCTAATGATTATAGAAAAATGAGAAAAGATATACAGCTTGGAAGAAAAAAACTTTTAAGTGTAACTAAGTTAATTCGAGTATGGGGGAAAACTCTTGAAGAACTAAATGAGAACAGCGATATTTTTGAAAATCAATGTGAAACCATGAGTATCATTGTTCATTGCTTATCCTTGAAACAAGCGGAAGCTTTTAAATCCACCATGCCATCTATATTGATGACCGAACAGGAAAAAAAGTACAAGAATAATATTACATCAGATGGATTTGCAGCTTTATTACCAGATGGGACGAATGGGTTACAACATCCTGAAGGTTACTATCTAGGGTATACATTAGCAACTAAAACTCGAATATTTTATGATAATTTTGTAGGACCTCCATTATTGTCGAATCCAATGATAATGATAATTGCACCTTCAGGATCAGGTAAGAGTGTACTACTAAAAACAATTACGAGTCGTTCCACGTCCAATGGTGCATGGAATGTATATTTTGATATAGAGGGTGAGGCAGAAAAATTAATAAAGTATTTAGGTGGTAATTATATTGAAATTGAAGCAGGTTCCAAAACAGGTATAAATCCACTAGATTTAGAGGTAGAAGAAGATAAAAAAGGAAATAGAAAAATTGACATCTATGGAAAAGTAGCTGAAATAAGAGAAATGTTATCCATTTTCTGTGAAAAAATGAGAGGTCACGGTTTAAGAGGATTAGAGCTAACGGGCGTAGAAGAAGCAGTAAGAGAACTTTATTCAGATAAAAAAATCACACAAAATCCAGATTCTTTATATGAATATAGAGACGATGAGGGTGATGAATTTAGCATAGGACAGAAAAAGAAAAAAATGCCCATTCTTTCAGACTTGAGGAACAAATTAGATGAATACCCTGCAACAAAAAAACTAGCAGAGCTAATGAAGTTAATTACAGGGGATGGCTCAATGGCATTATTTGATTGTCAAACGACTGTAAAGCTACAACAGGGACTAACTGGCATAGGATTCAAAGGTGTATCTGATGGATTTATGAAATTTTATGCTGTTATAAATGCAATAGAATGGGTATGGAGTGTTTTTGGAAATTATAAGTACAAACATATAAAGAAAAATGTAGAAATAGATGAGGGATGGTATTTTGCGAAATATCCAGCAGCAGCAGCATTACTAGAAGAGATGGATAGAAGGGGCAGAAAATATACTGCATCGCTAATTATAGCAAGTCAATTTATAAATGAATTTTTGGCGTCAGAAAGTGGTCAAACGATTATTGATATGGCTTCAACCAAAATTATTATGAAGCAAAATCCAGATTCTGTTGATAAAGTTGCAGGACATTTTAAACTATCTAATTCCTTAAAAAATGATTTGGTAACCTTTGAAGAAGGAAACGCATTACTTCTTTGCGGAAACAACAAAGTAAAAATGCATGTTGAAGTTTTTGATTTTGAGTGGGAGTATTTTAGAACATAA